In Pseudoalteromonas translucida KMM 520, the following are encoded in one genomic region:
- a CDS encoding TolC family protein codes for MTKLVQKSLKTSLTTSAILIAAMLSGCAAKIDAASEKNLVSEFIASANIASELNNADETNWWEKLESAQLNQLVTGALANNHNLKTSQLVLKSALARLGEQQAQYLPQGGVEIGAQRSGLGDTNSRQSSANLALNWQLDLFGRITALVDAANASAMSQAEQVRLLQIEVVSSVVKGFVSYQGNVQKQHIVTLQIDALEQSIAVLQAQVDEGVANELDLNRTMAQLKRQQALMPAIEYAKYRDLSTLAVLSGRLAQNVKLTNEQAVLDHKFTVSLNDANESIALRPDISQALYAFSQANSLSVAASKALLPDISLSGFAGVLSIGSNSFSNTQQQWQVAPQIQWSILSYPALLAQRDAQQFLTQAAYSDYQQVILQALSESELSLQLLVNQAQQKSFAEQRYQFANKAFLQAQAMYEEGQIPYLELLDARRDVLIAQENAVDSTISSLLAKVNAYQSFNGRWSYALNNTNQ; via the coding sequence ATGACTAAATTAGTGCAAAAAAGCCTTAAAACGTCGCTTACCACAAGCGCTATATTAATTGCTGCTATGTTATCGGGTTGCGCCGCTAAAATTGATGCTGCCAGCGAGAAAAACTTGGTTAGTGAGTTTATAGCTAGTGCCAATATAGCCAGCGAACTTAATAATGCCGATGAGACAAACTGGTGGGAAAAGCTAGAATCAGCTCAGTTAAATCAGTTGGTTACAGGCGCATTAGCCAATAACCACAATTTAAAAACCAGTCAGTTAGTACTTAAAAGTGCATTAGCACGCTTAGGCGAGCAACAAGCGCAGTATTTACCGCAAGGCGGGGTAGAAATTGGCGCACAGCGCAGCGGTTTAGGCGATACAAATAGCCGCCAATCGAGTGCTAATTTAGCACTTAATTGGCAGCTCGATTTATTTGGTCGTATTACGGCATTGGTCGATGCAGCGAATGCATCGGCCATGAGCCAAGCCGAGCAAGTACGTTTATTGCAAATTGAAGTGGTTTCGTCGGTTGTTAAAGGCTTTGTTAGCTATCAAGGTAATGTACAAAAGCAGCACATTGTTACGTTGCAAATAGATGCACTAGAGCAAAGTATTGCGGTACTTCAAGCCCAAGTTGATGAAGGCGTAGCAAACGAGCTTGATTTAAATCGTACTATGGCACAACTTAAGCGACAACAAGCACTAATGCCGGCAATTGAATACGCTAAATATCGCGATTTATCTACACTGGCTGTGCTTAGCGGGCGTTTAGCACAAAATGTTAAGCTCACTAATGAGCAAGCAGTTTTGGATCATAAATTTACCGTATCGTTAAACGATGCTAATGAGTCTATTGCACTTAGGCCCGATATTAGCCAAGCACTTTATGCATTTAGCCAAGCAAATAGTTTAAGCGTTGCTGCCAGTAAGGCGTTATTACCAGATATAAGCTTAAGTGGTTTTGCAGGCGTGCTTAGTATTGGTAGTAATAGTTTTAGTAATACGCAGCAGCAGTGGCAGGTGGCTCCGCAAATTCAGTGGTCAATACTGAGCTACCCGGCATTGTTAGCGCAGCGCGACGCACAGCAGTTTTTAACCCAAGCGGCTTATAGCGATTATCAACAAGTGATACTCCAAGCGCTGAGCGAAAGTGAACTTTCTTTGCAATTGTTGGTCAACCAAGCTCAGCAAAAGAGCTTTGCTGAGCAGCGTTATCAGTTTGCTAATAAGGCATTTTTACAAGCGCAAGCAATGTACGAAGAAGGGCAAATTCCTTACTTAGAGTTGTTAGATGCGCGTCGGGATGTTCTAATAGCTCAAGAAAATGCTGTTGATTCAACGATTTCATCACTGCTCGCTAAAGTAAATGCTTACCAATCATTTAACGGGCGATGGAGTTATGCGTTAAATAATACTAACCAGTAG
- a CDS encoding zinc-binding dehydrogenase: protein MSDTDISPQYTLPQTMRAIVLPEPNEKICLADVEHAVPECADNELLIKVEYVGLNPVDGLFAKSGFCKWQYPHILGLDSVGVVVKAGKGVFPGVGTRVMWHASIGDQGVLSEYTKVANYAVSIVPEGLAGAIAATLPCAGMAALVSLDKISITEGDTVLIDGGAGAVGQFAIQFAKQRGADVFTTAAKRNHKLVKQLGADVVFAYNDKDLCEKIRRELGPQGFDAVIDTVGGASTIRNIELMRFCGRIACLNPLPHFEQELMYRRAPNIGVVSLGGAWLANSLCAQQRLSFMGNLLIEGALSGDIKTPEITAVDFNAQAISAALHKQLAGGFTGKQVVKIST from the coding sequence ATGTCTGATACTGATATTTCACCGCAATACACGCTACCGCAGACTATGCGAGCAATTGTATTGCCTGAGCCTAATGAAAAAATTTGTTTAGCCGATGTTGAGCACGCTGTTCCTGAGTGTGCAGACAACGAGCTACTTATTAAAGTTGAATATGTTGGCTTAAACCCAGTTGATGGCTTGTTTGCTAAATCGGGTTTTTGTAAGTGGCAATACCCACATATTTTAGGGCTTGATTCCGTTGGCGTAGTGGTAAAGGCTGGTAAAGGTGTTTTTCCAGGCGTTGGCACTCGTGTAATGTGGCATGCCAGTATTGGCGATCAAGGGGTATTGAGTGAATACACCAAAGTAGCCAACTATGCTGTGTCTATTGTGCCGGAGGGGCTTGCAGGGGCTATAGCCGCAACACTTCCCTGCGCCGGTATGGCTGCACTTGTAAGCTTAGATAAAATTAGCATTACCGAGGGCGATACCGTATTAATTGACGGTGGTGCAGGGGCCGTAGGGCAGTTTGCTATTCAGTTTGCAAAACAACGCGGTGCCGACGTATTTACCACAGCAGCTAAGCGAAATCATAAATTGGTAAAACAATTAGGCGCCGATGTGGTATTTGCTTACAACGATAAAGACTTATGCGAAAAAATTCGCCGAGAGCTTGGCCCACAAGGCTTTGATGCGGTAATAGACACCGTTGGTGGCGCCTCTACAATACGCAATATAGAACTAATGCGTTTTTGTGGGCGAATTGCTTGTTTAAACCCATTGCCACATTTTGAACAAGAGTTAATGTATCGTCGAGCGCCTAATATTGGTGTTGTATCTTTGGGAGGCGCTTGGTTGGCAAATAGTTTATGTGCCCAGCAACGTTTAAGTTTTATGGGTAACTTATTAATAGAAGGTGCTTTGAGTGGTGACATTAAAACGCCCGAAATTACAGCTGTCGACTTTAACGCACAGGCAATATCAGCAGCACTACATAAACAATTAGCCGGCGGCTTTACCGGCAAACAAGTGGTTAAAATAAGCACTTAG
- a CDS encoding acyl-CoA dehydrogenase — protein MSLRTKLKKVLPSISITEQEALDAGDVWLEGSIYQGKPDFSALRAVPAAVLSADEKAFIDGPLQDLLGMIDDTEIQNGIHLPDYILDFLKKERFFSLIIPKSFGGLEFSPYANSTIVATIATKSSAVAVTVMVPNSLGPGELLLHFGTQEQQAHYLPRLANGTDIPCFALTSPEAGSDAGGIPDLGTVTKGMYNGEEVLGLEITWDKRYITLAPIATVLGLAFKVVDPDGLLGGKENLGITCALIPKEHPGVELGNRHDPMNIRFYNGTTRGNKVFVPMDFIIGGQKNIGRGWQMLVSCLGAGRGISLPALGVSTAQVAFKSASEYAAVREQFGLAIGQFEGIQEKLADIAGKTYLQEAMRVLTTEGLGMGLKPSVVTAIAKYHMTELGRDVLDSAMDIQAGKAIQNGPQNTLASGYVAQPIAITVEGANILTRNLMIFGQGVMRCHPYLQSMVESIHSEDKNADKEFNRILRKTVSYSVANSLRAFRLGVLPFTAGASSTLPEVREYEKAAHKLSAKLAVYADFSLLVLGGKLKQAEMLSARLGDVMSFLYAAMASIKYYEQKVSSSEREQAAPYFHYATRFALQSAEEALHKFLDNFPASGTRKFMRFITMNYSTKMPKISDDLIRELAKQAQLDTAFKAQITHLIKPVKGDGHYINEQAYKAKMASLGELAKVKKALRAKTIKAGIRFSITLDNALAANVITAAEHTQLIDYNTKREKAIRVDEFDFDMNLLDDNAQPVNPLKSVVNQ, from the coding sequence ATGAGTTTACGTACAAAATTAAAAAAAGTATTACCAAGTATTTCAATTACTGAACAAGAAGCGCTAGACGCCGGCGATGTATGGTTAGAAGGGTCTATCTATCAAGGTAAACCTGACTTTAGTGCACTACGCGCCGTGCCCGCTGCAGTATTAAGCGCAGACGAAAAAGCCTTTATTGATGGCCCGCTGCAAGACTTGTTGGGTATGATTGATGACACCGAAATTCAAAATGGCATTCATTTACCGGATTACATTTTAGACTTTTTAAAGAAAGAACGTTTCTTCTCGCTGATCATTCCTAAATCGTTTGGCGGTTTAGAGTTCAGCCCATACGCTAACTCAACAATTGTAGCCACTATTGCCACTAAAAGCTCTGCAGTAGCGGTAACAGTAATGGTACCTAACTCGTTAGGCCCAGGTGAGCTATTACTGCATTTTGGTACGCAAGAGCAACAAGCACACTACCTACCACGTTTAGCAAATGGTACAGACATTCCATGTTTTGCATTAACTAGCCCAGAAGCGGGTTCTGACGCAGGTGGCATTCCAGATTTAGGTACAGTTACTAAAGGCATGTACAACGGCGAAGAAGTTCTTGGCTTAGAAATTACGTGGGACAAGCGTTACATTACACTGGCGCCTATTGCGACTGTGTTGGGTTTAGCATTTAAAGTTGTTGACCCTGATGGTTTGCTTGGCGGCAAAGAAAACTTAGGTATTACCTGTGCGCTTATTCCTAAAGAGCACCCGGGTGTAGAGTTAGGTAATCGCCATGATCCTATGAATATTCGTTTTTATAACGGTACTACGCGTGGTAACAAAGTATTTGTACCTATGGACTTTATCATTGGTGGCCAGAAAAACATTGGTCGCGGTTGGCAAATGCTAGTTAGTTGTTTAGGCGCAGGGCGTGGTATTTCATTACCAGCACTGGGTGTAAGTACGGCGCAAGTTGCATTTAAATCAGCATCTGAGTACGCCGCTGTGCGCGAGCAATTTGGTTTAGCAATAGGCCAGTTTGAAGGTATTCAAGAAAAGCTTGCCGATATTGCAGGTAAAACATACCTACAAGAAGCAATGCGAGTGCTTACAACTGAAGGCTTAGGCATGGGCTTAAAACCATCGGTAGTAACTGCAATTGCTAAATACCACATGACCGAGTTGGGCCGTGATGTACTCGACTCAGCAATGGATATTCAAGCGGGTAAAGCAATTCAAAATGGCCCACAAAACACGCTAGCAAGCGGTTATGTAGCACAGCCAATTGCCATTACGGTAGAAGGCGCGAATATTCTTACTCGTAACCTGATGATCTTTGGTCAAGGTGTAATGCGTTGTCATCCATACTTACAATCTATGGTTGAATCAATTCATAGCGAAGATAAAAATGCAGACAAAGAATTTAACCGTATTTTACGTAAAACAGTAAGTTACAGCGTAGCAAACAGCTTACGTGCGTTCCGCTTGGGTGTATTACCATTTACAGCGGGTGCAAGCTCAACGTTACCAGAAGTACGTGAATACGAAAAAGCAGCACATAAACTGTCAGCTAAATTAGCTGTATATGCAGATTTCTCACTACTTGTACTTGGCGGTAAGCTTAAGCAAGCAGAAATGTTGTCGGCACGTTTAGGCGATGTAATGAGCTTTTTATACGCAGCAATGGCATCAATTAAATACTACGAGCAAAAAGTATCAAGCAGTGAACGTGAGCAAGCAGCACCGTATTTTCATTATGCCACTCGCTTTGCATTACAAAGTGCTGAAGAAGCGCTGCATAAGTTTTTAGATAACTTCCCTGCAAGTGGCACGCGTAAGTTCATGCGTTTTATTACCATGAATTACTCAACTAAAATGCCAAAAATTAGCGACGATTTGATTCGTGAATTAGCTAAGCAAGCTCAGCTAGACACGGCCTTTAAAGCGCAAATTACGCATTTAATTAAGCCAGTTAAAGGTGATGGACATTACATTAACGAGCAAGCGTACAAAGCTAAAATGGCATCGCTTGGTGAGTTGGCTAAAGTTAAAAAAGCACTGCGTGCTAAAACAATTAAAGCGGGTATTCGTTTTTCAATCACACTTGATAACGCACTTGCGGCTAATGTAATTACAGCAGCTGAACATACTCAGCTTATTGATTACAACACTAAACGTGAAAAAGCGATTCGTGTAGATGAGTTCGATTTTGATATGAACTTACTTGACGACAACGCACAACCGGTTAACCCACTTAAAAGTGTTGTAAACCAGTAA
- a CDS encoding phosphotransferase yields the protein MAFYLSLLQQHFKQIKVGATLTSLWSGCGSIVACELDGQACVIKAVNIPEVINHPKIKQTAFALNRKRKSYNVEYYFYNDCSQQLPNNAAAIGCLTAIQNDQQYVLAFNDFTQQGYVQALPQDYREVIKWLAHFHAFNLTTEAVTHAAEKLWPQGNYWHLSTRPDELKKLQQSTIKQLAAKLNTALCNSAYKTVIHGDAKLTNFAINKQQHVLGYDFQYVGAGVGVIDVMYFMTSCFNETQLHQHADSCLEWYFSELKLALGVYHPKVEASKVINDWRNLWSVAWADFYRFLAGWSPEHKKINSYMLLQVKKELKKHI from the coding sequence ATGGCTTTTTACCTTTCTTTATTACAGCAACATTTTAAACAGATAAAAGTAGGGGCTACGCTAACCTCTTTGTGGAGTGGTTGTGGCAGCATTGTGGCTTGTGAGCTTGACGGGCAGGCGTGTGTTATAAAAGCGGTGAATATACCTGAGGTGATAAATCACCCTAAAATTAAACAAACGGCGTTTGCGCTTAACCGCAAGCGTAAATCTTATAATGTTGAATACTATTTTTATAATGATTGCAGCCAGCAGTTACCCAATAACGCTGCTGCTATTGGCTGTTTAACCGCGATACAAAATGATCAGCAATATGTGCTGGCGTTTAACGATTTTACCCAGCAGGGCTATGTACAAGCATTGCCTCAAGACTATCGCGAGGTTATTAAATGGTTAGCGCATTTTCATGCGTTTAATCTAACTACTGAAGCCGTTACTCACGCGGCTGAAAAGCTATGGCCACAGGGCAATTATTGGCATTTAAGTACGCGCCCCGATGAGCTTAAAAAACTCCAGCAATCGACTATTAAACAGCTTGCAGCTAAGCTAAATACGGCATTGTGCAATAGTGCATATAAAACAGTAATTCATGGTGATGCTAAGCTGACCAATTTTGCCATAAACAAACAGCAGCACGTGCTAGGGTACGACTTTCAATATGTAGGTGCTGGTGTTGGGGTTATAGATGTGATGTATTTTATGACTAGCTGCTTTAACGAAACACAATTACATCAGCATGCTGATAGCTGTTTAGAGTGGTATTTTAGCGAATTGAAATTAGCATTAGGCGTTTATCATCCCAAAGTAGAGGCAAGTAAAGTGATTAACGATTGGCGCAATTTATGGAGTGTTGCATGGGCCGATTTTTATCGTTTTTTAGCAGGGTGGAGTCCAGAACATAAAAAAATAAACAGTTATATGTTGCTTCAAGTGAAGAAAGAGTTAAAAAAACACATTTAA
- the upp gene encoding uracil phosphoribosyltransferase, whose protein sequence is MAIHVITHPLVQHKLGLMRSHGISTKSFRELCSEVGTLLTYEATQNLPLEDNEITSWDGTKLNVQHIKGKKITVVPILRAGLGMMDGVMQLLPAAKVSVVGLERNEETLEPIPYFEKLVSNIDERLSLVIDPMLATGGTMIATIDMLKKAGCKEIKVIVLVAAPEGVEKTLAAHPDVEIYTASVDSHLNDKGYIVPGLGDAGDKIFGTV, encoded by the coding sequence ATGGCTATTCACGTTATAACTCATCCCCTTGTTCAACATAAATTAGGCTTAATGCGCTCCCATGGAATTAGCACTAAAAGCTTTCGTGAATTGTGCTCAGAAGTAGGTACTTTATTAACCTACGAAGCAACTCAAAACCTACCGTTAGAAGATAACGAAATTACCAGCTGGGATGGCACAAAGTTAAATGTGCAGCATATTAAAGGCAAAAAAATTACTGTAGTGCCTATCTTGCGTGCAGGCTTAGGCATGATGGACGGTGTGATGCAGTTATTGCCGGCTGCCAAAGTAAGTGTAGTAGGCCTTGAGCGAAATGAAGAAACATTAGAGCCAATTCCATATTTTGAAAAGCTAGTAAGTAATATTGATGAGCGTTTAAGTTTAGTGATAGACCCTATGCTGGCAACGGGCGGCACTATGATTGCCACTATCGATATGCTTAAAAAAGCAGGCTGTAAAGAAATCAAGGTAATTGTGTTAGTTGCAGCCCCAGAAGGGGTTGAAAAAACATTAGCTGCTCATCCAGATGTAGAAATATATACCGCATCGGTAGACAGCCACTTAAACGATAAAGGCTACATTGTGCCTGGTTTAGGTGATGCAGGTGATAAAATTTTCGGTACGGTTTAA
- a CDS encoding uracil-xanthine permease family protein, whose protein sequence is MKNNAMFSIKTMLTGAQMLFVAFGSLVLVPLLTGLDPSVALFTAGLGTLLFQFVTKGQVPIFLASSFAFIAPIIASIQMWGIPATMGGLMAAGFAYMLLSFLVKFKGTETLHKILPPIVVGPVIMVIGLALAPVAVNMAMGKSGDGSTQIIAYDSAIYISLFSLVVTLILAVWGKGVFKLIPILAGVIAGYSLSLAMGVVQFDAVTNAQWLAVPNFVLPEFKWQAILFMVPVAIAPAVEHIGDMMAISQVTNKDFLKKPGLHRTLFGDGLATSAASLFGGPPNTTYSEVTGAVMLTKNFNPKVMIWTAIIAIILAFIAKMGASLQTIPVPVMGGIMILLFGSIAVIGLNTLVKSGDDLSEPRNLSIVALILICGIGGMHIGSSQFSLEGVSLCAILGIVLNLVLPKAEKKTAA, encoded by the coding sequence ATGAAAAACAACGCCATGTTCTCAATAAAAACGATGCTTACTGGTGCGCAAATGTTGTTTGTAGCATTTGGCTCATTAGTATTAGTACCGCTGTTAACAGGGCTTGATCCAAGTGTTGCTCTTTTTACTGCGGGCTTAGGTACGCTGTTATTTCAGTTTGTTACTAAAGGCCAAGTACCTATATTCTTAGCGTCATCGTTTGCTTTTATTGCTCCGATTATTGCCTCGATACAAATGTGGGGCATACCTGCCACTATGGGTGGCTTAATGGCGGCTGGTTTTGCTTACATGCTATTGAGCTTTTTAGTGAAATTTAAAGGCACTGAAACGCTACATAAAATATTACCACCAATAGTAGTTGGGCCGGTTATCATGGTTATTGGCTTAGCTTTAGCACCGGTTGCAGTAAACATGGCCATGGGTAAAAGTGGTGACGGCAGCACGCAAATTATTGCCTATGATAGCGCTATTTACATCTCATTATTTTCTTTAGTGGTTACGCTTATATTAGCGGTATGGGGTAAGGGTGTATTTAAACTTATTCCAATATTAGCAGGGGTGATAGCAGGTTATAGTTTATCGCTTGCTATGGGCGTAGTGCAATTTGACGCCGTAACTAACGCACAGTGGTTAGCTGTGCCTAACTTTGTTTTACCTGAGTTTAAATGGCAAGCCATTTTGTTTATGGTGCCGGTGGCGATTGCTCCCGCTGTAGAGCATATTGGCGATATGATGGCGATTAGCCAAGTTACCAATAAAGACTTTTTGAAAAAGCCGGGGCTACATCGCACTCTATTTGGTGACGGATTAGCTACTTCAGCTGCATCATTGTTTGGTGGACCGCCTAACACAACTTACTCAGAAGTAACCGGTGCGGTAATGCTGACTAAAAACTTTAACCCTAAAGTGATGATATGGACTGCAATTATTGCCATTATTTTAGCCTTTATAGCTAAAATGGGCGCCAGTTTACAAACAATTCCAGTGCCGGTTATGGGCGGCATTATGATTTTATTGTTTGGCTCAATTGCAGTGATCGGATTAAACACTTTGGTTAAATCTGGGGATGATTTAAGCGAACCGCGTAATTTAAGCATAGTAGCGCTTATTTTGATTTGTGGTATTGGTGGAATGCATATTGGCAGTAGCCAGTTTAGCCTAGAAGGCGTAAGTTTATGTGCCATATTAGGCATAGTACTAAACTTAGTATTACCAAAAGCCGAGAAGAAAACCGCAGCTTAA
- a CDS encoding cytochrome b562, whose protein sequence is MKYFYFVFILLTSSVSIASVPVDLEINMKNTGLAYKQAVQATNIEEFNLAINEFISLVEISKTAKFYKEPEQSLQGLDKVIAQAELAKQAANQQGLSAAKQPLKNIDNLRKKYHELHEPPGFFELLFGK, encoded by the coding sequence ATGAAGTACTTTTATTTTGTTTTTATTTTACTCACGTCATCAGTCTCAATTGCCAGCGTGCCAGTTGACCTTGAAATTAATATGAAAAACACAGGGCTTGCATATAAACAAGCAGTGCAAGCGACTAATATTGAAGAGTTTAACCTTGCGATTAATGAATTCATCTCGTTAGTGGAAATAAGCAAAACAGCTAAGTTTTATAAAGAACCAGAGCAATCATTACAAGGGCTTGATAAAGTTATTGCTCAGGCTGAGCTTGCAAAACAAGCCGCTAACCAGCAAGGTTTGAGTGCGGCTAAACAGCCACTAAAAAATATAGATAATTTACGTAAAAAGTACCATGAGTTACATGAGCCTCCAGGCTTTTTTGAATTACTATTTGGAAAATAA
- a CDS encoding OsmC family protein has product MEISVAMLDGQKLSAKFGDHEVISDQSLAAGGNAEHPEPFDYFLVSMVLCAGFYARKFCQQRDISTQGMSLKQNNENVDEDGKKLFSIEITLPDGFPDKYKKALVAAVNTCTVKKVIQAVPEFSVVVK; this is encoded by the coding sequence ATGGAAATTTCAGTTGCAATGTTAGATGGCCAAAAGCTCAGTGCTAAATTTGGCGATCATGAAGTGATAAGCGATCAGAGTTTGGCTGCAGGTGGCAACGCAGAGCACCCAGAACCATTTGATTACTTTTTAGTGAGCATGGTGTTATGTGCAGGCTTTTATGCAAGAAAGTTTTGCCAACAACGCGATATTTCGACACAAGGCATGTCACTTAAGCAAAATAACGAAAATGTGGATGAAGATGGTAAAAAGTTATTCTCTATTGAGATAACACTCCCGGATGGATTTCCTGATAAGTATAAAAAAGCACTGGTTGCCGCGGTAAATACCTGCACCGTGAAAAAAGTAATTCAGGCAGTACCTGAATTTTCAGTGGTAGTTAAATAA
- a CDS encoding cold-shock protein has translation MSNTTTGSVKWFNEAKGFGFIEQESGADVFAHFSAISGDGFKTLAEGQRVQFTVTQGQKGPQAENIVAI, from the coding sequence ATGTCTAATACAACTACTGGTTCAGTAAAATGGTTTAACGAAGCAAAAGGTTTTGGTTTTATCGAGCAAGAATCTGGCGCAGACGTTTTCGCACATTTTAGCGCAATTTCTGGCGACGGTTTCAAAACTCTAGCTGAAGGCCAACGTGTACAGTTTACTGTTACACAAGGTCAAAAAGGTCCACAAGCTGAAAACATCGTAGCTATCTAA
- a CDS encoding cold-shock protein produces the protein MSNTTTGTVKFFNEAKGFGFIEQESGADVFAHFSAISGDGFKTLAEGQRVQFTVTQGQKGPQAENIVCI, from the coding sequence ATGTCTAATACAACTACTGGTACAGTAAAGTTTTTTAACGAAGCTAAAGGTTTTGGTTTTATCGAGCAAGAATCTGGCGCAGACGTTTTCGCACATTTCAGTGCAATCTCTGGCGACGGTTTCAAAACTTTAGCTGAAGGCCAACGTGTACAGTTTACTGTTACACAAGGTCAAAAAGGTCCACAAGCTGAAAACATCGTTTGTATCTAA
- a CDS encoding cold-shock protein: protein MSTTTGSVKWFNEAKGFGFIEQESGPDVFAHFSAITSDGFKTLAEGQRVQFTVTQGQKGPQAENIVCI, encoded by the coding sequence ATGTCTACAACAACTGGTTCAGTTAAATGGTTTAATGAAGCAAAAGGTTTTGGTTTTATTGAACAAGAGTCTGGTCCTGATGTTTTTGCTCATTTTAGCGCAATTACTAGCGATGGCTTCAAAACATTAGCTGAAGGCCAACGTGTACAGTTTACTGTTACACAAGGTCAAAAAGGCCCGCAAGCAGAAAATATTGTTTGCATCTAA